TCCATGAATGACACAACAAAATTTTTTCTAGTAGTTTGTTACTTGACTTCTCTTAGCAAATTGCCCAAAAAACAAGAGAAGATGAAAGAGGGGCCAAACAAAAAGTGCCAAGAGCAAAATAAGAGAATGGTCTCCATACACCATATTTTGCATGCTCTCTCTCTATACAAACACACAACATAATCAAACTCCTCAAAATGTCGATATTCAAAATTTCGAAGCTCCATGATGTTGCTCCTTTGGTCAGGCAAATTGTCAATTTCTACCCTCTGCTCTTTCTTCTTAACCATACCAAACTTTAATGTACAGTAGCAAAATTTCCGGTACAATCACTAGCCTGCGTTTGTTCAGTTTCTACGAGGTTAGTTGTGTCGCAAAACTCAGTCTGAATCTTTGCCCGAACCAGAAGATGATTCTCCGTTGTAATAGTCCTCCCCGTTTAGAGAGTTTGATGGGAAGTCTTGATTGTTGTCATCGGAGGTGCTGGTTCGGGTTTTTCCAGGCCTTGGTCGAATGTTGGGACCCATTGGGAATGGGACCTGCATTGACAATAGGCAAACATATACATCTTTCAGAAAAGAAAGACGCTCATCCTTCAAAACTCATTCAGCAAAAGCATGGATCAGGGAGTAACGTACCTGATCGCCTGCATTTGGACCGTCTGTATGGAAAAGTATAGGACGACATCTTTTGTCTTCGTTCATCAAGCTTGAATTCTGGAAGTGTGCAATGAGGGCAGCCTTCCCCTGGATCCGAGCATATGCTAAAGATGCAACTTTTTCACTATTAAATTTCTCCCATTTCTTTCCATTAAAAGACTGAGAAAAACAGAAAGGAGCTGGCTTAGTGTGGTGAATTTAATACCAGCAATCTAGTGTACGAACGAGGAATCTCAGGTATACCTGATAAAAATGCACTATAAGTTTAGGATCAGTCATGTTTATGAAGGCATAACCTACATTGCATTTGTTCtgcaagaaaaagaaacatgaAGTATCAAGAAACTGTCATccagaaaaaggaaaataagttACAAAGTAGAATCAAACTTGCCTTAAAATCAATAGGTAAGTAGATGAAATCATAAGTTCCTCTGTGACGTTCATCAATTGCAGCAAGAAGCATCTTTGACGTGTACCTGTGATACAGTCAAATAAGTATAGTTATTTTAGGTGttcagaaaaaaagaaaaactcaaGCAACTAAGATAATAGCTATGAACAATGTCCATGATCAATATAGCGGATTTGGCAGAGTAAAACTCACAGCACCATTCGTATAGCAGTTACAGCTTTTATATGAATAAGGGGAACTCCAGAAATTGCTGGACAACTACTTACTTGTTAGGAATGTTCTTTATCATAAGTGTGGTCCGTTTATCATCTCCATGTGCAATTCGCTCTAAATCAAGCTCAAACTGCTTTTTGTTGTCAGGTTGACTTGAATTGCAGTCATTTCTTCGGGTTCTAGTTCGTTCATTAGGAGAATCAAATGAACTCATCATAGGAAGCATTTGGCCTCTTGTAGGAAAAATCATGCCCCTCTGGTGATGGGGATGTAGTCCGATATTCTTGGAAGACATTTGCATATCCATACAATTTCCACCAGGGCGTGGAAAGAAATTATGAGGGACAAAGTCCAGTGGATGTGGGGAATTACCAGAAATTCTCATGTTCCCTAGCGAACCGGGGTGGAAAACAGAAGTAGCATCAGGCGACTCCCCTGCAAAGGCATTCCGCCTATCCCATGGAGAAGGATTGACAGAAGGTGCTGATCCAACATGATGGCTATTTATAGATAGAAGTGGATTCATCATATGAGATGGTGCTCGAGGTACAGCATGCATCTGTGAAGGATGAGCAGCACCAATACCATTGACATATGATGGTGAGTTGGGCCATAAAACAGCCTGAGGTTGTTGTGGATGATGGGAATTACCCCACATGTAATGACGCCCAGGAGGAGGACAACTCCCGTTTCCAGCGGAACCAAAAACTGAAAAGAATGTGAGATCACAGTCTACAATTAGCACAactgaattaaaaataagatgcATTTTAAAGAAAAGGGAAAGCAAAATTCAGTCATTGTTACCTTCATTTAACTCGATCGACTGTCCGTTGGAGCTAATTCTGCGGAACTGCTGGCCATCAATTATTTCTGGAGGCCGAGAATTAACATTTGCAGCCATATCACTTGGAGAACCGAAGAGAGGCCCATCTGCTAAACCATCATGATATTCAGGAAGAGAATGCGGATGGAGATTTGACTGGCTCTGGAGCTCAAATTTCGGGTGGTTCCGTTGATGGCCAGATTCAGCGATATTGGATTGATTTCCAGATTCAACTCTTATTAGAGATGGTAAGCTGTTAGGCACACTAGATGATACGCCATGTTGCAGCACATTATCCAGGAGAGATCCCATATGACCTCCATTTGTCGAGAGATGACCATGAATTCCATTATCTGTACCGGACAATGTCCCCCCAAGCGAAAGTGATCCTGCTATTGTGAATATAATTATGACCATGTCATGCATTGTCAGTGGATGCAAAACACAGCAGAACccaaaattgagaaataaaattaccaGAAAATCCACTTGATAAGTTATTCGAAGGGCTATGCTGAAACAGAAAACCAGATTCTTCCTGCTCCAGTTCAGAAGAAATAGGCTGCATGAATCTATTCATTGGACACATTAAGCTGTTAGTCCAGCAAATTGGATTCGCAAAC
The genomic region above belongs to Salvia hispanica cultivar TCC Black 2014 chromosome 3, UniMelb_Shisp_WGS_1.0, whole genome shotgun sequence and contains:
- the LOC125216251 gene encoding protein MEI2-like 4 isoform X1 encodes the protein MMNSRGFSPSSFFSEEVRLSDEKQVGMKKMDQMSDYAGFKLDGILRPEGVASSPHENGIPFNSHMGNGFALPDYYLTRGRNVNLPFGKHLVGADRAVSRSLPSAVDHDLGSRTNSNIEPVPYCFDGDNINLTGAQYENGLFSSSMSDLFSRNLKLSSNNGQYGHSFATAASHYEEEEVFESLEELEAQTIGNLLPDDDDLLSGVTDGFGSFKRTNNVEDVEDLDLFSSVGGLELGDDSFLQRNTELSDLNSINQLGISLGSNGGEHPFGEHPSRTLFVRNINSNVEDSELRTLFEQYGDIRTLYTACKHRGFVMISYYDIRAACNAMKALQNKPLRRRKLDIHFSIPKDNPSEKDVNQGTVVIFNLDSSVSNDELREIFGVYGEIKEIRDSLGMSYHKYVEFYDVRAAESALRALNRSDIAGKQIKLERGRLDGSQRFMQPISSELEQEESGFLFQHSPSNNLSSGFSAGSLSLGGTLSGTDNGIHGHLSTNGGHMGSLLDNVLQHGVSSSVPNSLPSLIRVESGNQSNIAESGHQRNHPKFELQSQSNLHPHSLPEYHDGLADGPLFGSPSDMAANVNSRPPEIIDGQQFRRISSNGQSIELNEVFGSAGNGSCPPPGRHYMWGNSHHPQQPQAVLWPNSPSYVNGIGAAHPSQMHAVPRAPSHMMNPLLSINSHHVGSAPSVNPSPWDRRNAFAGESPDATSVFHPGSLGNMRISGNSPHPLDFVPHNFFPRPGGNCMDMQMSSKNIGLHPHHQRGMIFPTRGQMLPMMSSFDSPNERTRTRRNDCNSSQPDNKKQFELDLERIAHGDDKRTTLMIKNIPNKYTSKMLLAAIDERHRGTYDFIYLPIDFKNKCNVGYAFINMTDPKLIVHFYQSFNGKKWEKFNSEKVASLAYARIQGKAALIAHFQNSSLMNEDKRCRPILFHTDGPNAGDQVPFPMGPNIRPRPGKTRTSTSDDNNQDFPSNSLNGEDYYNGESSSGSGKDSD
- the LOC125216251 gene encoding protein MEI2-like 4 isoform X2 gives rise to the protein MMNSRGFSPSSFFSEEVRLSDEKQVGMKKMDQMSDYAGFKLDGILRPEGVASSPHENGIPFNSHMGNGFALPDYYLTRGRNVNLPFGKHLVGADRAVSRSLPSAVDHDLGSRTNSNIEPVPYCFDGDNINLTGAQYENGLFSSSMSDLFSRNLKLSSNNGQYGHSFATAASHYEEEEVFESLEELEAQTIGNLLPDDDDLLSGVTDGFGSFKRTNNVEDVEDLDLFSSVGGLELGDDSFLQRNTELSDLNSINQLGISLGSNGGEHPFGEHPSRTLFVRNINSNVEDSELRTLFEQYGDIRTLYTACKHRGFVMISYYDIRAACNAMKALQNKPLRRRKLDIHFSIPKDNPSEKDVNQGTVVIFNLDSSVSNDELREIFGVYGEIKEIRDSLGMSYHKYVEFYDVRAAESALRALNRSDIAGKQIKLERGRLDGSQRFMQPISSELEQEESGFLFQHSPSNNLSSGFSGSLSLGGTLSGTDNGIHGHLSTNGGHMGSLLDNVLQHGVSSSVPNSLPSLIRVESGNQSNIAESGHQRNHPKFELQSQSNLHPHSLPEYHDGLADGPLFGSPSDMAANVNSRPPEIIDGQQFRRISSNGQSIELNEVFGSAGNGSCPPPGRHYMWGNSHHPQQPQAVLWPNSPSYVNGIGAAHPSQMHAVPRAPSHMMNPLLSINSHHVGSAPSVNPSPWDRRNAFAGESPDATSVFHPGSLGNMRISGNSPHPLDFVPHNFFPRPGGNCMDMQMSSKNIGLHPHHQRGMIFPTRGQMLPMMSSFDSPNERTRTRRNDCNSSQPDNKKQFELDLERIAHGDDKRTTLMIKNIPNKYTSKMLLAAIDERHRGTYDFIYLPIDFKNKCNVGYAFINMTDPKLIVHFYQSFNGKKWEKFNSEKVASLAYARIQGKAALIAHFQNSSLMNEDKRCRPILFHTDGPNAGDQVPFPMGPNIRPRPGKTRTSTSDDNNQDFPSNSLNGEDYYNGESSSGSGKDSD